From the Papilio machaon chromosome 13, ilPapMach1.1, whole genome shotgun sequence genome, the window taaataactagaagactagtagattttgaatatagcttcaaaatttgttgcgaacattagggacatttttgctttcagcgcttacgtaggctaaactataggacctacataaaaatgatgtatggcgaattgaagctctttaaatgtgctaaataaaagtccgcgatagcatatatctatcttttatagttttctcacaataaccatttttatcttcagaaacatcaattaaattcatgccctatttccgacgctattattcgagttcagtattaacccttatgtaaataaacatgttcattatcaagagaatttaatgtagattatatttgcaattgaaactatatcattctgtctaatagtttaggagatatcgtaagaataaaattacgcggaaacgaaaaatgctacacgaaaagcacaattttgctttctgggcttacgtaggtcaaactatatgacttacataaaaatgatgtatggagtaattatagatccttaaatttgctaaataaacgtcttcggtggcatatatctatcatctatggatgtctcacaaaaaccatgttattgtgaacaaacttcgattaaaatgcacacgaaaaacagcgtcgtaagcttacggcgctattatattatattcgatatgaatccttatccaaataaatatgtttgatggctagagtattaaatgcagattacattagcctttaaactatgtaattctgatcaatagtttgggagatattaaataattaaaaactacgcgcattcgaaaaatgctagtgcggcgcgcggctggacaaaattaaaggcaggctacgatgtattagttcggtaattttcaatttgtataccgattttgataattatttcattgtttaaaggataagtggttatctgctgcattctaaattagtttttgaattgaagtacacacatatcaaataggaaagtccttttctttatttgtcttatttatgtctttatatgtattaaggaaatttgtaattgaacttcaaattcactaaaaattgtgaaataaaacaaaaattttaagaaaaaaaaatagccgacttcaaaaaaaaacaatcgcaaacaaaatgcactcaaaagttacctaaaaaaaccaatttcaaacaaaatgcactcaaaagtaacctaaaaaaaccaatttcaaacaaaatgcactcaaaagtaacataaaaaaaaattcaaacaaaatgcactaaaaagaaacaaaataatgtcatgaaaactctctaaactctagtagttagtagtaggggctcagttttccgcaactccacgacaagcgcgtattttgggtgtctctaaactctaaagaaagttctcttctttcttgtaacatgtctatattgtataattattgttattttggagtcggtttcggcctaagtagggacataaacgtaagtatgtctaatacatctcaaatataaaatttcatatatttacttccgccgacaccgactgcgaaataacaataattatacaatatagacatgttacaagaaagaagagaactttctttagagtttagagacacccaaaatacgcgcttgtcgtggagttgcggaaaactgagcccctactactaactactagagtttagagagttttcatgacattattttgtttctttttagtgcattttgtttgaattttttttcagatattaTACGGagctgaatattttttaaatcattagagAACGGAGCAAACTTATCTTAATCGGCAATAGATATCgatcaaatattatatatgtcaCATTTTCCatcatatttaattcatttaaaaactagtCTATTGATCATAGCAAAAATCTTCATATCACTGTATGAACATTAGTATACATTTTCCAAACAATATCagtaaagtaacaaataatttattgtttatgctAAAACAGTCATAACTCAAACATTCCACgttcaatatattatatgaaattaatccATTGCTTCGGAGATAGTTGATGTAGTTACAAAGTTAGACAGTTTAGAACACGCAAGCGGCCCTTTGTGTCCTACCCACATTGGTAACTGAATTATGATATGAAGTGTGAATTTCACAGCTTCTACGTAACTTATAACTCAAATAAAACTAGCATGTAAATCTAATAGTACTAAAATGTACTGTAATCCAATAGTGTAATATAATTGTGGTTATATAAGATGACCGCAAATAAAAACGCAGACTCCGGAATAAAGAGTAGATTTCTGCTATCCTATCCACTTCCGCATCtataatttcatcatcattataagctcactatacgtccacaccgaggggctcggagcccacACCAAGCTAGTAGGggtaactaggccatagtcaaccacgctggcccagtgagGGTTGACTTCAtcaaattgaatttcttctcagatatgtgcaggttgcatctcGATGTTtcccttcatcgtaagaacgtcggataaatgtacatatgtaaatcgaaaaacacattggtaaatggcgggattcgaacccaggatctgcagatcgcaagttaagtgcttaacccctgagccaccgacactcctataatttaatatctcacCTACCACCTACTTTTGTTTCAAAGTGTAAACTGGATATCACTTCAGTTGTTCTTTACCGAGGATTCTTGTTGAAGAAATTTTGCACATAACATTAGTTGACAttctactaaaatattaaaaaaacaaaacatatgcCATGggtgaattaaaataaaacaatatcatttattatatatatttattttttaaaaacacgtctaataattataattaggtTCAGGCGGGTGGTGCGGGGGGAATGGCGGATGACCAAACGGCGGAGGACCGCGCGGAGGGAACTGTGGCCTGAACTGAGGTGGTGGAGGTCTCCACGGGGGTGGGGGGCGCGCGCCGGGCGGGGGAGGGGGGCCGAATCCCGGTGGGCCGAAGGGCGGGGGGAAGTGGTGGAAGGGTGGCGGGGGAGGTGGCGGTCCCGGCGGCGGTGGGGGGCCGGGAGGAGGCATGGTTGAAGGAGGTGGTGGAGGTGCTGCCAGCGGTAGGGGAGGTGGCGGCCGTCCGCTCATTGGAGGTCCAGGTGGTGGCATTGGGCTCGGCGCAGGCGGCGGCGGAGGGGCCATCAGGATGGGACCCATCATAGTCGGCGGTGCGTCTGCGAACAGCTGGTGAGGACGGTCCGCATGCGATAGAGGATTTTGGGCTGCGAGCAAtctgaaagtaaaaaaatatatattaatgtcAATCATCATCAATAATCCATGTCATGTCCATACTAAACTTATGTCATTGTAATTGGCCAAAGAAAGACCAATAACTTCatactataaaatttaaagtaacgGTTTAATTTGTTGTTTGGTTTTACTGTTATCATTAAACCATTCTAAGTAAACTGCTGCAAgtcaaaatgtataaaacggtaaataaaaataaaatctacaaaCCTTTCAGCTGCAGAACCATGTCTCTCTCCTTTGACATCTTTCTTGAAAGCATATGACACTGAAATAGGTCTGTTGCACAGATACTGATTGTTCATGGCTTCGATAGCAGCATCCGACGCTTCAAATGATGCAAAATTGATGAACGCAAATGCTTTAGAGTTACCCGTTTCTGGATCTCTCATTACCTGAAAAAGATAGTGtgaattttatcattttgaaatttaaaacctaatattctgattttttatttatcagttaacttataaaactacactaatattataaacaagaaagatttgattgtttgtctgtttgtttgcattgaataggttcCGAAaatactgaaccgatttgaagaATTCTTATACTATTGgaaagctttatttattactagatttcttttaattccaagCAGACAAAGTCCCATACAACTGCTAGTATGCaataaaagttacattaaaaaacaatatatactACGTATTTTTAAgctatgaaaataaacattacctTTGGTGTTTGCAATATGACACCAAATGCTGAGAATGTGTCATAAAGTAATTTCTCATCCACTTCCGGGTCCAAGTTTCCAATGAACACATTAGCTCCTACATCAAGATTCTTCTGATGGGCTGAAGCCTTATTGACTCTTACAGGCTTACCATATAGTTTTATCATATTCATTacctgtaacaaaaatattactagaAAAAAGATATAGTACAGGACTTTTACGAGGGTCAAAAGTTTCACACcaaaaactatatattttgagattgttttaatgatgtttatgtgaatattttgtaagtttaataagtttaagtaaaataccacaacaacaacaaaatgcacgcccgtaacccagaggggtaggcagagacccaagCCAAGACATTTGAtgcggtcctggcacacctctctcaatgttcttctacattcatacatcaaaTCATAGCATGttggttaagtaaaataatggacctaaaaaaaatgctacccgaagACAGTATTACAcgaggacgaagtcgcgggcacagctagttatatatatttccatAGTTCAAGTTTGTATACTTAGTTCTAAAGTATTACCTTGATGGCATAATCTGCATCTTCCTCTCCCATAAATTCCACAAATCCATATCCTTGATGTGTTTGTGATACACGGTCTTTGGGCATATGTACATTCACTAGAAACCAAAGAGTAAACAGTTCACatatacagtaaaaaaaaaaatataaaaaataacatgatctattcattaattatttttgtctaaAAAGAGTTTTCAGTGCAAAAATATTGAGATAAGAACATTTAttcctttaaataaaagaattcagAATTAATTTACACTATTCTGTACATACCCACAGGCCCTGCTTGCACAAACAATTCCCAGAGGAGGCTCTCCGAGACTCTATCATCAAGACCACCAACATATATTGTTGCATCTGAAAGTAAGATAAtgctataattaataaaagtatttataatcatttaaacTTGATTCTTGTATTTATGGACTTTTTacagaata encodes:
- the LOC106710143 gene encoding splicing factor 3B subunit 4 produces the protein MAAGPIAERNQDATIYVGGLDDRVSESLLWELFVQAGPVVNVHMPKDRVSQTHQGYGFVEFMGEEDADYAIKVMNMIKLYGKPVRVNKASAHQKNLDVGANVFIGNLDPEVDEKLLYDTFSAFGVILQTPKVMRDPETGNSKAFAFINFASFEASDAAIEAMNNQYLCNRPISVSYAFKKDVKGERHGSAAERLLAAQNPLSHADRPHQLFADAPPTMMGPILMAPPPPPAPSPMPPPGPPMSGRPPPPLPLAAPPPPPSTMPPPGPPPPPGPPPPPPPFHHFPPPFGPPGFGPPPPPGARPPPPWRPPPPQFRPQFPPRGPPPFGHPPFPPHHPPEPNYNY